The genomic region TCTATAACTGTAAAAATTCCTTTATCTATTACATAATTTATCAAGTCTTTATTAAAACTATTTCCGGTAGGGTTATTCGGTGAAGCAAAAAAGAATATATCCGGATTTTTTTCTAAGGCTTTATCTATCTGCTCTTTCACTAAATCAAAATTTTCATCAAGTTCAAACTCAATTTTATTTTTTCTTGCAACATCAGAAGAAACTTGATACATAGGGAATGTAGGAATAGGATAAGCTACATTTTTATCAATTATTGTGATTAAGAGATTTATTATCTCATCAGAGCCATTACCTAAAACAAAATTTTCCGGCTTTAAGGATATTCCTTCTTCTTCTTTTATAAAATCTGCAAGGATTTCTTTTAATTGCTTTGCTGTCGGGTCAGGGTATCTTTGAAAAGGTATCTCTTTTATTTTATTTGCAATTTTTTCTTTTAACTGCTCTGATAAATCAAATGGTGATTCGTTTGAAGATAATTTTATTTTACAGGGTGTTGTTTCTGTTTTATATGCTTTTAAATTTTTTAAATTTTCTAAAAACCTCATCTCAAACTCCTTTAACCTCTGACACTTTTATTATCCAATGTAAAGCATTTGTTAAAAATATTTTATCAGCCTGTTTTAAATCTTTTAAATTAAATCTTCCTTCTACTACTACAAAACCTTGTTTTTTCCCTTCTTCTATGATTACCCTTCTGGCTATACCATTTAAAACTCCACAATCAAGAGATGGTGTATATAGATATTTTCCTTTTATCCAGAATATATTTGCAGATGTTGTTTCTGTGATTTCATCATTCTCATTTAGAATAATAACATCATCATAGCCA from Venenivibrio stagnispumantis harbors:
- the hisC gene encoding histidinol-phosphate transaminase; this encodes MRFLENLKNLKAYKTETTPCKIKLSSNESPFDLSEQLKEKIANKIKEIPFQRYPDPTAKQLKEILADFIKEEEGISLKPENFVLGNGSDEIINLLITIIDKNVAYPIPTFPMYQVSSDVARKNKIEFELDENFDLVKEQIDKALEKNPDIFFFASPNNPTGNSFNKDLINYVIDKGIFTVIDEAYIHFSDKESFLKKAIEKENVAVLRTLSKIGLASIRVGYLIAKEEIATQIDKARLPFNITYPSQEIAKIVLTEGRKEIKNQIKIVKAEREKVIKEVEKIKDIKVYPSDANFFLIRVKDADYLHKELIKKGILTRNMSHLPKMEGCIRVSIGKPEENEAFIVALKEIFD